In Acidobacteriota bacterium, the genomic window CGGCCGCCGTGGAAACCCGCGGCGAGGCCTCCCTGGTGGTCTCCGGCGGCAGCACGCCCCTGCCCCTCTTCACCGCCCTCAGCCGGCGCGCTCTACCCTGGGAGACGGTCTCGGTCGGCCTCGCCGACGAGCGCTGGGTCGATCCTTCGGATCCGGCGAGCAACGAGCGGCTGGTGCGCAAGAAGCTGCTCCAAGGTCCCGCCGCCGCAGCCCGGTTCGTCGGGATGAAGACTCCGGAGGACACCCCCGAGGCCGGCCGGGACGCCTGCGAGGAAGCCCTGAAGGCCCTAAACCGCCCCTTCGACGCCGTCGTGTTGGGTATGGGCGGTGACGGCCACACCGCCTCCCTCTTCCCCACCGCCCCGGAGCTCGCCGACGGTCTCGACCCGGCGAGCGGCAAGACCTGCCTGGCGGTGCACCCCGGCGGCAGCCTGCCGCCGCGCATGAGC contains:
- the pgl gene encoding 6-phosphogluconolactonase, which translates into the protein MSPEEQHFPNPQGLAEALAEELAGVLAAAVETRGEASLVVSGGSTPLPLFTALSRRALPWETVSVGLADERWVDPSDPASNERLVRKKLLQGPAAAARFVGMKTPEDTPEAGRDACEEALKALNRPFDAVVLGMGGDGHTASLFPTAPELADGLDPASGKTCLAVHPGGSLPPRMSLTLPALLDSRHLYLHITGEEKLQVYHRALGPGTVEELPIRAVLRGAAERIQVWWAP